A genomic segment from Tuwongella immobilis encodes:
- a CDS encoding RraA family protein, with product MPATTIPLDRLRQCLTSAVVCDALDALGYRNQSPRLALQPLSSDQVLIGRCKTTLWADMSHSDPKPYELELKAIDSCQSDEILIAAASGSNKSGIWGELLSTAARNRGCVGVIVDGMIRDLARIREMRFPCWALGTNIYDSKDRQRVIDVDVIVEIAGVRFCPGDLVVADLDGVVVVPQEIEATAIQSAWNKVHAENEVRDAIRAGMLATEAFAKFGVL from the coding sequence ATGCCCGCGACGACGATTCCGCTGGACCGCTTGCGTCAATGTCTGACTTCGGCTGTGGTCTGTGATGCGCTCGATGCGCTGGGGTATCGCAACCAGTCCCCGCGACTCGCTTTGCAACCGCTCAGCAGCGATCAAGTGCTGATTGGCCGCTGCAAAACGACCCTGTGGGCGGATATGTCGCACAGCGATCCCAAACCGTACGAATTGGAATTGAAGGCGATTGATAGCTGCCAATCGGATGAAATTCTCATCGCGGCCGCTTCCGGCTCCAATAAATCGGGCATCTGGGGCGAATTACTGTCTACGGCAGCACGCAATCGCGGCTGTGTCGGCGTCATTGTCGACGGGATGATTCGAGATTTGGCCCGAATTCGGGAAATGCGCTTCCCATGTTGGGCGCTGGGCACCAATATCTACGACAGCAAAGACCGGCAGCGCGTCATTGACGTGGATGTCATTGTGGAAATCGCTGGCGTGCGCTTTTGCCCCGGTGATTTGGTCGTGGCCGATCTCGATGGCGTCGTCGTCGTTCCGCAGGAAATCGAAGCAACGGCCATTCAAAGCGCCTGGAATAAAGTCCATGCCGAGAATGAAGTTCGCGATGCCATCCGTGCGGGAATGCTCGCCACCGAAGCCTTTGCGAAATTTGGCGTGCTCTAA
- a CDS encoding M81 family metallopeptidase: MRVGIVALLQESNTFLSRQTTLAHFEQDMLLTGEAIRERMGDAHHEIGGFFAGLRDAQMEAVPIFAARALPFGAVTDEAVAALLNRMLAAVDAAGPIDGMLVAPHGATAGVNVLDVDGFWLMNLRAHLGSKIPIIGTLDLHANLSPAMVAATNALIAYRMNPHLDQRQRGWDAANLMARTLRGEIKPTQAAAFPPLIINIERQDTGSEPLQSITEKADRMQEQPGVLSNSLLLGFPYADVPEMGSATLVVTDNDASRAQHLANELAMLLWQRREEFRGQYLSPADAFREAASVEHGPVTLLDMGDNVGGGSSADGTILAHEALRQNVGPTFVTIFDPEATQRARDAGISAKLRLTIGGKTDTLHGPPLDVEVVVKGRYDGVFHETEPRHGGMRSFDQGPSAVVQTRDRVLTILLTSRRVAPFSLAGVVGCHIDPKAFRVLIAKGVHAPVAAYGPVSTRLIRVNTPGSTTADVESLTFQHRRKPMFPFEGETTWQAE; this comes from the coding sequence ATGCGCGTTGGCATTGTCGCACTGCTGCAAGAATCCAATACCTTTTTGAGCCGACAAACCACCCTGGCTCATTTCGAGCAGGATATGCTGCTGACCGGCGAGGCGATTCGGGAGCGCATGGGGGATGCGCATCACGAGATTGGCGGATTTTTCGCGGGGCTGCGGGATGCGCAAATGGAAGCGGTGCCAATCTTTGCGGCACGGGCGCTGCCATTTGGCGCGGTGACCGATGAGGCGGTTGCGGCGCTGCTGAATCGGATGCTGGCGGCGGTGGATGCCGCGGGGCCGATTGATGGCATGCTGGTGGCACCGCACGGGGCGACGGCGGGTGTGAATGTGCTGGATGTCGATGGCTTTTGGCTGATGAATTTGCGAGCGCATCTGGGATCGAAAATTCCGATCATCGGCACATTGGACTTGCATGCGAATTTGTCACCGGCGATGGTCGCCGCCACGAATGCGCTCATCGCCTATCGCATGAATCCGCATCTGGATCAGCGTCAACGCGGTTGGGATGCGGCTAATCTGATGGCGCGCACCCTGCGCGGCGAAATCAAGCCAACGCAGGCCGCCGCGTTCCCGCCCCTGATTATCAACATTGAACGGCAAGACACCGGAAGCGAACCGCTGCAATCGATTACCGAAAAAGCCGATCGCATGCAGGAGCAGCCCGGCGTTCTGTCCAACAGTCTGCTGTTGGGCTTCCCGTATGCGGATGTCCCGGAGATGGGCAGCGCCACCCTGGTGGTGACGGACAATGATGCCTCGCGCGCTCAGCATTTGGCCAACGAATTGGCGATGCTGTTGTGGCAGCGCCGGGAGGAATTTCGCGGGCAGTATCTCAGCCCGGCCGATGCGTTCCGGGAGGCGGCATCGGTCGAGCATGGCCCGGTGACACTCTTGGACATGGGTGATAATGTCGGGGGCGGCTCATCGGCGGATGGCACCATCTTAGCGCACGAGGCACTGCGTCAGAATGTCGGCCCGACGTTTGTGACGATCTTCGATCCCGAAGCGACCCAACGGGCACGCGATGCGGGAATCTCCGCCAAACTGCGGCTGACCATCGGTGGCAAGACCGACACCTTGCACGGGCCACCGCTCGATGTCGAAGTCGTGGTCAAAGGGCGGTACGATGGCGTATTCCATGAGACGGAACCGCGTCATGGCGGCATGCGCAGCTTCGATCAGGGGCCATCGGCGGTGGTGCAGACCCGCGATCGTGTGCTGACGATTCTGCTCACGTCGCGGCGAGTCGCCCCGTTCAGCCTGGCCGGTGTGGTGGGCTGCCACATCGACCCGAAGGCGTTCCGCGTGTTGATTGCCAAGGGAGTGCATGCGCCCGTGGCGGCGTATGGCCCGGTGAGCACGCGGTTGATTCGCGTCAACACGCCGGGATCAACCACCGCCGATGTCGAATCGCTGACCTTCCAGCATCGCCGCAAGCCAATGTTCCCATTCGAGGGGGAGACGACTTGGCAGGCGGAATGA
- a CDS encoding DUF1559 domain-containing protein, producing MRRVPSPRVAFTLIELLVVIAIIAILIGLLLPAVQKVREAAARMSCQNNLKQIALAIHNYENTLQTLPYSKRSSLPQRSWIPDVLPYLEQGNMVSDVNYNLNANWWVSVHNSAPVPNRTTVAKPLKVLQCPSTPNPLRMQMKKETSGEDKVGACTDYFAPEGCHANINVELGAAALPTGTDLKGVMRPFGEPSNFAAITDGTSNTILIGENAGREDVYRNRQMTPAVADNTQPNCARARGGAWATNDNAYEIGQRILWCAGAFTTPATGAMKINVTNEWGFLYYSFHTSGANIAFADGSVRFLSDGTALRTLAMMTTRSGGEVISE from the coding sequence ATGCGTCGCGTTCCATCCCCCCGAGTCGCATTTACGTTAATTGAATTGTTGGTGGTGATTGCGATCATCGCCATTCTGATTGGCTTGCTGCTGCCAGCCGTCCAAAAAGTGCGAGAAGCCGCCGCACGCATGTCTTGTCAAAACAATCTGAAACAGATTGCGCTGGCGATCCACAATTACGAAAATACGCTGCAAACGCTGCCGTATTCCAAGCGGAGTTCGCTGCCGCAACGATCCTGGATTCCGGATGTGCTGCCGTATCTGGAGCAGGGAAATATGGTCAGTGATGTGAATTATAATCTGAACGCCAATTGGTGGGTGAGTGTGCATAACAGCGCGCCGGTGCCGAATCGGACGACGGTCGCCAAACCGCTGAAGGTGCTGCAATGTCCATCCACGCCCAACCCGTTGCGCATGCAGATGAAAAAAGAAACCAGCGGCGAGGACAAAGTGGGAGCCTGCACGGATTACTTTGCCCCCGAAGGCTGCCATGCGAATATCAATGTGGAATTGGGAGCGGCGGCGTTGCCCACCGGAACGGATCTCAAAGGGGTGATGCGTCCGTTTGGCGAACCGAGCAACTTTGCTGCGATCACCGATGGAACATCGAACACGATTCTGATCGGCGAAAATGCCGGGCGAGAAGATGTCTACCGCAATCGGCAAATGACTCCGGCGGTGGCGGACAACACGCAGCCGAATTGCGCGCGGGCGCGGGGCGGGGCATGGGCCACGAACGATAACGCGTATGAAATCGGGCAGCGGATTCTCTGGTGCGCCGGGGCATTCACCACTCCCGCGACCGGGGCGATGAAAATTAATGTGACCAACGAATGGGGGTTCTTGTACTATTCGTTCCACACCAGCGGGGCGAATATCGCCTTTGCGGATGGCTCGGTGCGGTTTCTGTCCGATGGAACGGCACTGCGAACGCTGGCGATGATGACGACCCGTTCCGGTGGCGAAGTCATTTCGGAATAA
- a CDS encoding flotillin family protein, translating into MFDLSLFAQTELIPLDKAVIIAGGIAGLLVMSLLIMFVKCYKRCPSNRVLVIFGKTGRNNETLCIHGGAKFVWPVIQDFRFLSLEPIQIEVPLKGALSLEKIRVNVPSVFTVAVGTEPEMMTNAAMRILGLMEDEIKQQAGDMIFGQLRQVIASMRIEDINRDRDKFLDNVQSSLEPELKKIGLKLINVNITDITDESGYIEALGRKAASQALQQANIDVAEQEKLGQIGVADAQREKEISVANANKLRQIGVREASRDQAIRLAEMAKEQSVGEQKAALEQDLLVKEARRQQAIQIAQYDRDQQVGEQQAKFERESAVKEAERAMRIRLAEANAKAVSGEAASQAEIAAAEATLKVKQAEAYQLGETRKREAEAAVQEAANRALARTALAQAERVEAEMRAELEARAKAEKARVIVDAEAEASKRRIEAEAQAAAIYARLEAEAKGQYEMLAKKGDGLQRIIEACGGAQQAFQLLLLEHLDKLAETAATAISNIKFDKVVVWETGGTGAGSGSNTSAFLRNMASVFPPMLQVMKDIGGVQMPEFLAKLVDDSAPSGQPTQAPMVANGPTATTAANGTAKPVSPG; encoded by the coding sequence ATGTTTGATTTGTCGCTATTCGCTCAGACGGAACTGATTCCGTTGGATAAAGCCGTCATCATCGCCGGGGGCATTGCCGGCCTATTGGTGATGAGTTTGTTGATCATGTTTGTGAAGTGCTACAAGCGCTGCCCCAGCAACCGCGTGCTGGTCATCTTCGGGAAGACGGGCCGCAACAACGAGACGCTGTGCATTCACGGCGGCGCGAAATTCGTGTGGCCGGTGATTCAAGATTTTCGCTTTCTGTCGCTGGAGCCAATCCAGATTGAAGTCCCGCTCAAGGGGGCGTTGTCGCTGGAAAAGATCCGCGTCAACGTGCCCAGCGTGTTCACCGTGGCGGTGGGCACCGAGCCGGAGATGATGACCAACGCCGCCATGCGCATCTTGGGCTTGATGGAAGACGAGATCAAGCAACAAGCGGGCGATATGATCTTTGGCCAATTGCGCCAGGTCATTGCCAGCATGCGCATCGAAGACATTAACCGCGACCGGGACAAATTCCTGGACAACGTGCAAAGTTCGCTGGAACCGGAACTGAAAAAGATTGGCCTGAAGCTCATCAACGTGAATATCACCGATATCACGGATGAATCCGGCTACATCGAAGCCCTGGGGCGAAAGGCGGCGTCGCAGGCGCTGCAACAGGCCAATATCGATGTTGCCGAGCAAGAAAAACTCGGTCAGATCGGGGTGGCCGATGCCCAGCGTGAGAAGGAAATTTCCGTCGCGAATGCGAACAAGTTGCGGCAGATCGGGGTGCGCGAAGCCTCTCGCGATCAGGCAATCCGACTGGCGGAAATGGCCAAGGAACAATCCGTTGGCGAACAGAAGGCCGCACTGGAGCAAGACTTGCTGGTGAAGGAAGCCCGACGTCAGCAAGCGATTCAGATTGCCCAGTATGACCGGGATCAGCAGGTGGGCGAACAGCAGGCGAAGTTCGAGCGCGAATCGGCGGTGAAAGAAGCCGAGCGCGCGATGCGGATTCGTCTGGCGGAAGCGAATGCGAAGGCGGTGTCCGGTGAAGCGGCTTCGCAAGCGGAAATTGCCGCGGCCGAGGCGACGCTGAAGGTGAAACAAGCCGAGGCGTATCAACTCGGTGAAACCCGCAAGCGCGAAGCCGAAGCCGCCGTTCAAGAAGCCGCCAACCGCGCACTCGCCCGCACCGCGTTAGCGCAGGCGGAACGGGTGGAAGCGGAAATGCGTGCCGAGTTGGAAGCACGCGCGAAGGCGGAAAAGGCACGCGTAATCGTCGATGCCGAGGCGGAAGCCAGCAAGCGCCGCATCGAAGCGGAAGCGCAAGCCGCCGCCATCTACGCTCGACTCGAAGCCGAAGCCAAGGGCCAATACGAAATGTTGGCGAAAAAGGGCGACGGTCTGCAACGCATCATCGAGGCGTGCGGCGGTGCCCAACAAGCATTCCAATTATTATTGTTGGAACATCTCGACAAATTGGCAGAAACCGCCGCCACCGCCATCTCGAACATCAAGTTCGATAAAGTGGTTGTCTGGGAAACCGGTGGCACGGGCGCTGGCTCCGGCTCCAACACGTCCGCCTTCCTTCGCAATATGGCGTCGGTGTTCCCGCCCATGCTGCAGGTGATGAAGGATATTGGCGGGGTGCAGATGCCGGAATTCCTGGCCAAATTGGTAGATGACAGTGCGCCGTCTGGCCAACCGACTCAAGCGCCGATGGTCGCCAATGGGCCGACCGCCACGACTGCGGCCAATGGCACGGCGAAGCCAGTCTCGCCGGGGTGA
- a CDS encoding HEAT repeat domain-containing protein gives MMNRLCLLMPVVVLLATTSVHAGIFSRKKEKPDPATYVPALINTLKSDPDASKRDDAAEELREYDPKAFPDMIPALLQGMTRDTSSTVRSTCVATLGKLRPINQQVGFALEQAVDSDPSLSVRLTARRVLFQYHLLGYRSTKPDEPETADDTKEPPLAPPLGPNNSGNSPAPASSSRSPVRAQPVSRPSTGTATRPMAPISRGETTEPPLAESVTPTPAPAQVPLAAPAIRPLMQPAVQQRVAPRTPAPLPTPPVALPLPLGPQMPLPSGPVVAPMPPVVAPPIVSPVVVPPATPTASPPVRVDDEGPILAPPIR, from the coding sequence ATGATGAACCGCCTTTGTCTACTGATGCCCGTTGTGGTGCTGCTTGCCACCACGTCGGTCCACGCCGGGATTTTCTCTCGCAAGAAAGAAAAACCCGATCCCGCAACATATGTTCCGGCACTCATCAACACGTTGAAAAGTGACCCCGACGCCAGCAAGCGGGATGATGCCGCCGAGGAACTTCGGGAATACGACCCCAAGGCATTCCCGGACATGATTCCGGCACTGCTGCAAGGGATGACCCGCGACACCAGCAGCACGGTGCGCTCCACCTGTGTGGCCACCCTGGGCAAACTTCGCCCGATCAACCAACAAGTCGGCTTCGCACTGGAACAGGCCGTCGATTCCGATCCCTCGCTGTCGGTACGACTGACCGCGCGGCGGGTGCTGTTCCAATATCACCTGTTGGGGTATCGCTCGACCAAGCCGGATGAACCCGAAACTGCGGATGACACCAAAGAACCGCCGCTTGCGCCGCCGCTGGGACCGAACAACTCCGGGAATAGCCCCGCGCCTGCCAGTTCGAGTCGCTCGCCTGTTCGAGCGCAACCCGTGAGTCGCCCTTCGACCGGCACCGCGACGCGACCGATGGCACCGATTTCACGTGGCGAAACGACTGAGCCGCCGCTGGCCGAATCCGTCACCCCGACTCCCGCTCCAGCGCAAGTTCCGCTGGCGGCTCCGGCGATTCGTCCGCTGATGCAACCGGCAGTGCAGCAACGCGTTGCGCCGCGTACTCCCGCTCCACTGCCGACGCCACCTGTCGCGTTGCCGTTGCCGCTGGGTCCGCAGATGCCGCTGCCGAGTGGCCCGGTTGTGGCTCCGATGCCGCCAGTGGTCGCACCGCCGATCGTGTCACCGGTGGTCGTCCCCCCGGCCACGCCGACGGCCAGTCCCCCCGTGCGGGTCGACGATGAGGGCCCGATTCTGGCCCCGCCGATTCGCTGA
- a CDS encoding superoxide dismutase, whose product MAHTLPALPYAPTALEPNIDAMTMEIHHGRHHKAYVDNLNKALEAQADLAALSITDLLRGIDKVPAAIKQAVINNGGGHANHALFWTIMAPNAGGEPTGPLADAINAAFGDFATLKAKVKENALGQFGSGWSWVVWDGSKLVAVKKPNQDSPLMEGHTPILGIDVWEHAYYLKYQNKRADYVDAWWGTVNWAAVAELFANAKAGK is encoded by the coding sequence ATGGCACACACTCTGCCGGCGCTGCCCTATGCTCCGACCGCGTTGGAACCGAATATCGACGCCATGACCATGGAAATCCACCATGGCCGCCACCACAAAGCCTATGTGGATAACCTCAACAAAGCGCTGGAAGCCCAAGCCGACTTGGCCGCGCTGAGCATCACCGATCTGCTGCGTGGCATCGACAAGGTGCCCGCCGCGATCAAGCAAGCGGTCATCAACAACGGTGGCGGTCACGCCAATCACGCGCTGTTCTGGACGATCATGGCCCCCAACGCGGGTGGCGAACCGACCGGCCCGCTGGCCGATGCCATCAACGCCGCATTCGGCGATTTCGCCACGCTGAAGGCCAAAGTGAAGGAAAACGCCCTGGGTCAGTTCGGCTCGGGTTGGTCGTGGGTGGTGTGGGACGGCAGCAAGCTCGTCGCCGTCAAGAAGCCGAACCAAGATAGCCCGCTGATGGAAGGCCACACGCCGATTCTGGGCATCGACGTTTGGGAACACGCTTACTATCTGAAGTATCAAAACAAGCGGGCCGACTACGTCGATGCCTGGTGGGGCACCGTGAACTGGGCCGCCGTCGCGGAACTGTTCGCCAACGCCAAGGCCGGCAAGTAA
- the sppA gene encoding signal peptide peptidase SppA has product MPRWLWMSCVMLLLTPWAMAADKDDESKSEKPTAQIAHMKLSGSMDEGPSSDDPLAASGEPLRAKLERIAKAAKDPKVKALYLELDGIATGLFSFGKLDELHVALADFRKSGKKVYAFMEAGSLGEYLIASSADVIALPESGALEILGLRAEISFYKDLFDKLGVKADFLHMGDYKGAAEPYTRTSMSKENRAQYEMVIDDFYQNSVLAVIAKNRPAKKWTAKQVGELIDQGPFTAPEALKNGLIDQLAYADTFEASIIKATGEKAEIVRNYGKPKSDIDTSSLSGLLKLLSPPKKTKSKKPKLAVIYAVGAIESGKGGESLMGGSSIGSTTMVEAIREADADESVKAIVLRVDSPGGSALASDIIWHAIQQCKKPVIASMGDVAASGGYYISMGCKKIFAEPGTLTGSIGVVGGKFVLGGVYNKFGIQTEVITRGKNTGMLSSEAEFSESERKAFQRSMEQIYEQFLDKALAGRTKAGAKLTKEKLISLAGGRIWTGRQAKEAGLVDELGTLNDAIAEARKQAGIGADVELEIITSPKKVSFLESLLERDTALQITMQPLVGLVRQMPELRSQLQQAESLFRMRNERLWLVAPAHLNLR; this is encoded by the coding sequence ATGCCGCGTTGGTTATGGATGAGCTGCGTGATGTTGCTGCTGACGCCATGGGCGATGGCTGCGGACAAAGACGACGAATCGAAGTCGGAAAAACCGACGGCCCAAATTGCTCACATGAAATTGTCCGGTTCGATGGATGAAGGCCCCAGTTCGGATGATCCGTTGGCAGCGAGTGGGGAGCCGCTGCGGGCCAAGCTCGAACGCATCGCCAAGGCCGCGAAAGATCCCAAAGTCAAAGCGTTGTACCTGGAATTGGACGGCATCGCCACCGGCCTGTTCAGCTTCGGCAAACTCGATGAATTGCATGTCGCCTTGGCCGACTTCCGCAAGTCGGGCAAGAAAGTCTATGCCTTCATGGAAGCCGGCAGTTTGGGCGAATATCTCATTGCCTCGTCGGCGGATGTGATCGCGTTGCCGGAATCCGGTGCGCTCGAAATTCTCGGGCTGCGCGCCGAAATTAGCTTCTACAAGGATCTGTTCGACAAGCTCGGCGTGAAGGCCGACTTCCTGCACATGGGCGACTACAAAGGCGCGGCCGAACCGTACACCCGCACCAGCATGTCGAAGGAAAATCGCGCCCAATATGAAATGGTGATCGACGATTTCTACCAAAACAGCGTGCTGGCGGTGATCGCCAAGAATCGCCCGGCCAAGAAATGGACGGCCAAGCAAGTCGGCGAGTTGATCGACCAAGGCCCGTTCACTGCGCCGGAAGCGCTGAAGAATGGCCTGATCGACCAATTGGCATACGCCGATACGTTCGAAGCCAGCATCATCAAAGCCACGGGCGAAAAAGCGGAAATCGTCCGCAATTATGGCAAGCCGAAATCGGATATCGACACTTCCAGCCTGTCGGGTCTGCTGAAACTGCTCAGCCCGCCGAAGAAGACCAAGTCGAAGAAGCCGAAACTGGCCGTGATTTACGCCGTGGGTGCCATCGAAAGCGGCAAGGGCGGCGAAAGCCTGATGGGTGGTTCCAGCATTGGTTCGACCACGATGGTCGAAGCGATCCGAGAAGCCGATGCCGATGAATCGGTGAAGGCGATTGTGTTGCGTGTCGATTCGCCCGGTGGCAGTGCGCTGGCCAGCGACATCATCTGGCACGCGATTCAACAGTGCAAAAAACCGGTCATCGCCAGCATGGGCGATGTGGCGGCCAGCGGCGGCTATTACATTAGCATGGGCTGCAAAAAGATCTTCGCCGAACCCGGCACCCTGACCGGCTCGATTGGCGTGGTGGGCGGCAAATTCGTGCTCGGCGGGGTCTACAACAAGTTCGGCATTCAAACCGAAGTCATCACCCGCGGCAAGAACACCGGCATGCTCTCCAGCGAAGCCGAATTCAGCGAATCGGAACGCAAAGCCTTCCAACGCTCCATGGAACAGATTTACGAGCAATTCCTGGACAAGGCATTGGCCGGCCGCACCAAAGCGGGTGCCAAGCTGACCAAGGAAAAGTTGATCTCGCTGGCCGGTGGCCGCATCTGGACCGGTCGCCAAGCGAAGGAAGCGGGATTGGTCGATGAATTGGGCACGCTCAACGACGCGATTGCCGAAGCTCGCAAACAAGCGGGAATCGGAGCCGATGTCGAATTGGAAATCATCACCTCGCCCAAGAAGGTGAGCTTCCTGGAAAGCCTGCTGGAACGCGACACTGCGCTGCAAATCACCATGCAGCCGCTGGTGGGCCTGGTCCGACAAATGCCGGAACTGCGCTCGCAACTCCAACAAGCCGAATCGCTGTTCCGAATGCGGAACGAACGGCTGTGGCTGGTCGCCCCGGCTCATCTGAATCTCCGCTAA
- a CDS encoding 6-pyruvoyl trahydropterin synthase family protein translates to MKRKCYKVHVTKDYLVFCCAHFITYDGDQCEKLHGHNYRVAVELEGALDENHYVFDFVSLKKRMRAIVDELDHHMLLATKNPLIRVEEQGHRVQVRYQDREWIFPRSDCVLLPIENTTAELLAKHIAERLVTVLREQHHYTPDRVHIEVEETFGQSAVFSWELESSES, encoded by the coding sequence ATGAAACGGAAATGCTACAAGGTTCACGTCACCAAAGACTATTTGGTTTTCTGCTGCGCGCACTTCATCACCTATGATGGCGATCAGTGCGAAAAGCTACACGGGCACAACTATCGGGTCGCGGTGGAACTCGAAGGGGCACTCGACGAAAATCATTATGTCTTTGATTTTGTGTCGCTGAAAAAGCGCATGCGTGCGATTGTCGATGAACTCGATCACCATATGCTGTTGGCCACCAAGAATCCGCTGATTCGAGTGGAAGAACAGGGGCATCGGGTGCAAGTGCGCTATCAGGATCGGGAATGGATTTTCCCGCGGAGTGACTGCGTGCTGTTGCCGATCGAGAACACCACGGCGGAATTGTTGGCCAAACATATTGCCGAGCGATTGGTGACGGTGCTGCGCGAACAGCATCACTACACGCCCGACCGCGTGCACATCGAAGTCGAAGAAACCTTCGGGCAATCCGCGGTTTTTTCGTGGGAACTCGAATCATCCGAATCTTAA
- a CDS encoding DUF6939 family protein, with translation MGKRPPFVPCVFLPYRLRDQAPKNATVYDVSSYADHPYCTLSPFWPHGGIPVPGMPGTTSDSVEGIWQGLKLIDGKIAPRFFAGQGHKRGGIPRGHQFGDKLLKIVDAREKIYRVAYEWMLDHRAMPELIAQFIQRAFDGVPQYFHDVSNNGRIGDPDEGWAHAAVLVAFLNRRCQQLADALSQTNPDASADAPD, from the coding sequence ATGGGTAAGCGTCCGCCGTTTGTGCCGTGCGTGTTTCTCCCCTATCGGCTTCGCGATCAGGCTCCGAAGAACGCAACCGTCTACGATGTCAGCAGTTACGCGGATCATCCGTATTGCACGCTCAGCCCGTTTTGGCCCCACGGCGGAATTCCGGTGCCGGGAATGCCGGGAACGACGAGCGATTCGGTCGAAGGCATTTGGCAGGGGCTCAAGCTCATCGATGGGAAGATTGCCCCGCGATTCTTCGCCGGACAGGGGCACAAGCGCGGCGGCATTCCACGCGGGCATCAATTCGGCGACAAACTGCTGAAAATTGTCGACGCCCGCGAGAAGATTTATCGTGTGGCCTACGAGTGGATGCTCGACCATCGAGCGATGCCCGAGTTGATCGCACAATTCATCCAACGGGCGTTCGATGGTGTGCCGCAATATTTCCATGATGTCAGCAACAACGGCCGCATCGGCGATCCGGATGAGGGGTGGGCCCACGCCGCGGTGTTGGTGGCGTTTCTCAATCGCCGATGTCAGCAGTTGGCCGATGCGCTGTCCCAAACCAACCCTGATGCTTCCGCAGATGCCCCCGATTGA